A single Phoenix dactylifera cultivar Barhee BC4 chromosome 1, palm_55x_up_171113_PBpolish2nd_filt_p, whole genome shotgun sequence DNA region contains:
- the LOC103710946 gene encoding LRR receptor-like serine/threonine-protein kinase ER2 has product MGEGVVAVVRGVFSSLFLVFLLLFSGSSLVKKAWAILDPVDFLALQAVGKSLEDMPGSAFFAGWDFTGDPCGFPGVFCAGDRVVALALGDPRAGSPGLSGRLDPALGRLSALAELSLVPGRVVGSIPDSLSLCSDLRFLALSKNFLSGPIPDSLGSLRRLRTLDLSYNQLSGSIPPSLPSIPAMANLVLCHNRLSGSIPAFPDSAPLLRMDLKHNDLSGPVPALPSALRYLSLSSNRLAGRVDGVLPRLTRLSYLDLSMNQLEGPIPGCVFSFPLQSLQLQRNFFSGPVAPSAAPSEVAIPVVDLSYNRFWGPVPPQLAAVGRLYLNNNRFTGEVPGRLVQGLMGGMQLLYLQHNYLTGVEISPAAAIPVGASLCLQYNCMVPPVDAPCPLKAGTQKTRPTDQCPEWQG; this is encoded by the coding sequence ATGGGGGAAGGAGTCGTCGCAGTTGTACGCGGCGTTTTTAGTAGCCTGTTTCTGgtatttttgttgttgttttctGGGTCGTCGCTTGTGAAGAAGGCATGGGCGATTCTGGATCCGGTGGACTTCTTGGCTCTGCAGGCGGTCGGGAAGTCGCTGGAGGACATGCCGGGGTCGGCGTTCTTCGCCGGGTGGGACTTCACCGGCGACCCCTGCGGCTTCCCGGGGGTCTTCTGCGCCGGGGACAGGGTCGTCGcgctggccctcggcgacccCCGCGCCGGGTCCCCGGGCCTCTCCGGCCGCCTCGACCCCGCTCTCGGGCGCCTCTCTGCCCTCGCCGAGCTCTCCCTCGTACCCGGCCGCGTCGTCGGCTCCATCCCGGACTCGCTCTCCCTCTGCTCCGACCTCCGCTTCCTCGCCCTTAGCAAGAACTTCCTCTCCGGCCCCATCCCTGACTCCCTCGGCTCCCTCCGACGCCTCCGAACTCTCGACCTCAGCTACAACCAGCTCTCCGGCTccatccctccctcccttccctcCATTCCAGCTATGGCCAACCTCGTTCTCTGCCACAACCGCCTCTCCGGCTCCATCCCGGCCTTCCCCGACTCCGCGCCGCTCCTCCGGATGGATCTCAAGCACAACGACCTCTCCGGCCCGGTCCCGGCACTGCCGTCGGCTCTCCGgtacctctccctctcctcgaacCGGCTCGCCGGCCGAGTCGACGGGGTGCTCCCCCGGCTGACCCGGCTCAGCTACCTGGACCTCAGCATGAACCAGCTGGAGGGCCCCATTCCGGGCTGCGTCTTCTCCTTCCCCCTGCAATCCCTCCAGCTGCAGCGCAACTTCTTCTCCGGCCCGGTGGCGCCGTCGGCGGCGCCGTCGGAGGTGGCGATCCCGGTGGTGGACTTGAGTTACAACCGGTTCTGGGGGCCGGTGCCGCCGCAGCTGGCGGCGGTGGGGAGGCTGTATCTGAACAATAATCGGTTCACCGGCGAGGTGCCGGGGAGGCTGGTGCAGGGGTTGATGGGGGGAATGCAGCTGCTGTACCTGCAGCACAATTATCTGACCGGGGTGGAGATCAGCCCGGCGGCGGCAATCCCGGTCGGTGCGTCGCTTTGCTTGCAGTATAATTGCATGGTGCCGCCGGTCGACGCCCCCTGCCCGCTCAAGGCCGGCACGCAGAAGACCCGGCCTACCGACCAGTGCCCGGAGTGGCAGGGATGA